A section of the Flaviflexus equikiangi genome encodes:
- a CDS encoding HAD family hydrolase yields the protein MTASAYDAARLDEAMSSLPGAGPELLVALDLDGTTIRHDTSLSPRVADAIHAHLAVGSRVVIATGRGIDAMMLVADQLRLPDGVAICANGAITLSREAGVAEPGIYPGARLLDYTTFNPAAEIDIIRTHVPEALLAVEPARGPRRLSAPFPDGELVGHSVITPAAKLAGDDATRLTVRAPSLSAQELQDRIDGLGLDGVEYAVGWTAWLDISPYGVSKASALEKLRQEFSLPTSNVLAVGDGENDIEMLGWAGTGISMGDASPKVHGSADAQTAPVDEDGLAIVLERLL from the coding sequence GTGACAGCCAGCGCATACGACGCCGCACGGCTCGATGAGGCGATGTCGAGCCTGCCCGGGGCCGGTCCCGAGCTTCTCGTCGCCCTCGACCTGGACGGCACGACCATCCGTCACGACACGTCTCTGTCGCCTCGCGTCGCGGACGCGATCCACGCCCACCTCGCTGTCGGCTCCCGTGTCGTCATAGCGACCGGGCGCGGCATCGACGCCATGATGCTGGTTGCGGACCAGCTCCGCCTTCCCGACGGTGTCGCGATCTGCGCGAACGGCGCGATCACCCTGTCGCGCGAGGCCGGGGTCGCTGAGCCGGGAATCTACCCGGGTGCCCGGCTTCTCGACTACACGACGTTCAATCCTGCGGCCGAGATCGACATCATCAGGACTCATGTGCCAGAAGCGCTTCTCGCGGTCGAGCCTGCACGCGGCCCCCGCAGGCTGTCGGCACCGTTCCCGGATGGAGAGCTTGTCGGACACTCGGTCATCACCCCTGCGGCGAAGCTTGCGGGAGACGATGCGACACGGCTGACTGTTCGCGCCCCTTCTCTCAGCGCTCAAGAGCTTCAGGACCGTATCGACGGGCTCGGCTTGGACGGTGTGGAGTATGCGGTCGGGTGGACTGCCTGGCTCGACATCTCGCCCTATGGCGTCTCGAAGGCTAGCGCCCTCGAAAAGCTGCGCCAGGAATTCTCCCTGCCCACATCGAACGTACTCGCGGTGGGCGACGGTGAGAACGACATCGAGATGTTGGGGTGGGCGGGGACCGGTATCTCGATGGGAGATGCCAGCCCCAAGGTTCATGGTTCAGCCGATGCTCAGACCGCGCCGGTCGATGAAGATGGTCTCGCGATCGTCCTCGAAAGGCTCCTCTAG